Proteins from one Mucilaginibacter jinjuensis genomic window:
- a CDS encoding VOC family protein yields MKIQLSTVMVQDQQKALEFYTQILGFVVKHDIPMGEYRWLTVVSPETENGPELVLEPMAFEPAKVYQKALFDAGIPANAFVVADIEAEYKRMQDLGVVFKGKPEKFGPVTLVRFEDTCGNLLQIFQP; encoded by the coding sequence ATGAAAATACAACTGAGTACCGTAATGGTACAAGACCAGCAAAAAGCCCTGGAGTTTTACACCCAGATTTTAGGTTTTGTGGTGAAACATGATATACCAATGGGCGAGTACAGATGGCTCACCGTGGTATCGCCCGAAACTGAAAACGGTCCAGAATTAGTGTTAGAGCCCATGGCTTTTGAACCGGCAAAGGTTTACCAAAAAGCGCTGTTTGATGCAGGCATCCCCGCAAATGCTTTTGTGGTTGCAGATATTGAGGCTGAGTACAAAAGAATGCAGGATCTGGGTGTAGTTTTTAAAGGTAAGCCAGAAAAATTTGGCCCGGTTACGCTGGTAAGGTTTGAAGACACCTGCGGTAATTTGCTTCAAATTTTTCAGCCGTAA
- a CDS encoding alpha/beta fold hydrolase: protein MALIVQVRQIKVAETKTTELRFIKAEASALNTILILPALGVPASYYDRLMKSLARMGRSCAVIDLQGQGKSSVKASKRSNYGYRDILIEDIPSAINAVTNLFDSPVDLLGHSLGGQLACLYCTLLDERVSGLILCTSGSVYYWSWPGWQKLSVLSKSQFARLYAWIVGYFPGAKFGFGGDTFQKLIDDWGRQALTGKYKLAGSSFNWDQRLRKVTLPVLAIHLDSDFLAPPGAVRHLCNKLTSAKQKICYIENSALDHFNWLRRPDVFIEAIESWYGQIHQHNYSTP from the coding sequence ATGGCTTTAATCGTTCAGGTCAGGCAAATTAAAGTTGCTGAAACCAAAACTACAGAGTTGCGATTTATTAAAGCTGAGGCTTCGGCCCTTAATACTATACTAATATTACCTGCTTTGGGTGTGCCCGCAAGTTATTACGACCGCCTAATGAAAAGTTTGGCCCGAATGGGAAGGTCGTGCGCTGTAATTGATTTACAGGGACAGGGTAAAAGCTCGGTTAAAGCAAGCAAGCGGTCTAATTATGGTTATCGTGATATTTTAATAGAAGACATTCCTTCGGCAATAAATGCAGTAACCAATTTATTTGATTCCCCCGTTGATTTATTAGGCCATAGCTTGGGTGGGCAACTGGCTTGCTTATACTGTACCTTGCTGGATGAACGAGTTTCGGGCTTAATTCTTTGTACAAGCGGTTCGGTATATTATTGGTCATGGCCAGGCTGGCAAAAGCTTAGCGTTTTAAGTAAAAGTCAATTTGCACGGTTGTATGCCTGGATAGTGGGGTATTTTCCCGGTGCAAAATTTGGTTTTGGCGGCGATACCTTTCAAAAACTAATTGACGACTGGGGGAGGCAGGCCTTAACCGGGAAATACAAACTTGCAGGCAGTTCCTTTAACTGGGACCAGCGGCTTCGCAAGGTAACGCTGCCTGTTTTAGCTATACACCTCGATTCTGATTTTCTGGCCCCTCCCGGTGCGGTGCGGCATCTGTGTAATAAACTTACATCGGCAAAACAGAAAATTTGTTATATCGAAAACTCTGCTTTAGATCATTTTAACTGGCTGCGCCGGCCCGATGTTTTTATCGAAGCCATTGAAAGCTGGTATGGCCAGATCCATCAGCATAATTACTCGACTCCGTGA
- a CDS encoding nuclear transport factor 2 family protein, translated as MEQKLPLPPFSLETAKQKVQLAEDAWNSKDPNRVSLAYTVNTEWRNRSQFINGREEVVKFLTEKWQRELDYKLKKELWAFTDNKIAVRFEYEWHNTEGQWFRAYGNENWEFNENGLMAKRYASINDVEIKEEDRRVF; from the coding sequence ATGGAACAGAAACTCCCCTTACCACCGTTCAGCTTAGAAACAGCCAAGCAAAAAGTGCAATTGGCAGAAGATGCCTGGAACAGTAAAGACCCTAATAGGGTATCATTGGCTTACACTGTTAATACCGAGTGGCGCAACCGTTCGCAATTTATTAACGGCCGCGAAGAGGTTGTAAAATTTTTGACTGAAAAATGGCAACGTGAACTGGATTATAAACTAAAAAAAGAGCTTTGGGCTTTTACCGATAATAAGATTGCCGTACGATTTGAATATGAATGGCATAATACTGAAGGCCAATGGTTTCGCGCTTATGGCAACGAGAACTGGGAATTTAATGAAAACGGCCTGATGGCAAAGCGATATGCCAGCATTAATGATGTAGAAATTAAAGAGGAAGATCGCCGTGTGTTTTAA
- a CDS encoding ArsR/SmtB family transcription factor, protein MMRRDVFQAIADPTRREIINMIARQPLNLNAVADNFDISRPAISKHIKILTECGLITIKQQGRERFCEARLQKLREVNEWIAQYQVFWTGKLDALETFLANDNQPIKHKPSKK, encoded by the coding sequence ATGATGAGAAGAGACGTGTTTCAGGCCATTGCTGATCCTACCCGCAGGGAAATCATTAATATGATTGCGCGCCAGCCATTAAACCTCAATGCCGTAGCCGATAACTTTGATATTAGCCGCCCCGCTATATCAAAACACATTAAGATACTAACCGAGTGTGGCCTCATTACTATTAAACAACAAGGGCGCGAGCGTTTTTGCGAGGCCCGGCTGCAAAAGTTACGTGAAGTAAACGAGTGGATTGCGCAATACCAGGTTTTCTGGACCGGTAAGTTAGATGCCCTTGAAACATTTCTGGCAAATGATAATCAACCAATTAAACATAAACCATCAAAAAAATAA
- a CDS encoding SRPBCC family protein gives MKHEPFVIERVLNAPVERVWKAITNADDMKQWYFDIPGFKPEVGFEFTFKGENEGRVFVHLCTVTEVVPYQKLTHSWRYEGYEGNSFVTFELIPEDSQTRLKLTHEGLETFPPIADFAKSNFEAGWTYIIGTSIKNYLEKETN, from the coding sequence ATGAAACATGAACCATTTGTAATTGAACGTGTGCTAAATGCACCCGTTGAAAGGGTCTGGAAAGCCATCACCAATGCAGATGATATGAAGCAATGGTATTTTGATATCCCTGGATTTAAACCCGAGGTGGGATTTGAATTTACCTTTAAGGGCGAAAACGAAGGCCGCGTTTTTGTACATTTATGTACAGTAACCGAAGTTGTGCCTTACCAAAAGCTAACCCACAGCTGGCGATATGAGGGCTATGAAGGCAATTCGTTCGTGACGTTTGAACTGATACCCGAAGACAGCCAAACCCGGTTAAAGTTGACACACGAAGGATTGGAAACATTTCCGCCGATTGCTGATTTTGCAAAATCGAATTTCGAAGCCGGGTGGACTTATATTATAGGCACATCTATCAAAAATTACCTGGAAAAGGAAACTAATTAA